In Emcibacteraceae bacterium, a single window of DNA contains:
- the hisI gene encoding phosphoribosyl-AMP cyclohydrolase, whose amino-acid sequence MTSTENNNSLEQFINRLQFNDDGLIPVIAQAHDSREVLMMAWMNSEAIIETLKTGQVCYYSRSRQKLWRKGETSGQTQTLRSFRIDCDSDTILLLVDQIGVACHTGRYSCFFEEVAKDGTTTIISNVLKSPDELYKK is encoded by the coding sequence ATGACAAGCACGGAAAATAACAACTCTTTAGAGCAATTTATAAACCGATTGCAATTTAATGATGATGGCCTGATCCCTGTTATTGCACAAGCTCACGACTCGCGTGAAGTTCTGATGATGGCATGGATGAATTCGGAAGCCATTATTGAAACCTTAAAGACGGGTCAGGTCTGTTATTATTCAAGATCCAGACAAAAATTATGGCGCAAGGGTGAAACCTCCGGACAAACTCAGACGTTAAGAAGTTTTCGGATAGATTGTGACAGCGATACTATTCTGCTTCTTGTGGATCAAATCGGCGTAGCTTGCCACACAGGAAGATATAGCTGTTTCTTCGAGGAAGTCGCAAAAGACGGCACAACAACAATCATTTCCAATGTATTAAAAAGCCCGGATGAGCTTTATAAAAAATAA
- a CDS encoding molybdopterin cofactor-binding domain-containing protein, whose protein sequence is MDNFNRRRFLKVSAAAGALVISAPNFSFAQGMGRERYRNLDTNLGFYLKIDADNKITIGYSVPDDGTGVSTALPMLVAEELDVDFKTVNVEKLPPLYKKADGENGYDDQTYKGQPIHQSTGGSQAIRRSYIMLRQAGAEARARLVKAAAQKLSVSESDLSTENGFVVHGSNRLSYGSLVDAAAKVTLSSEPKLKDYADYKIIGTDQPQKAALDIALGKPIYCMDMELPGMLNAVIARCPYIDGVVKSYDDTAALKVPGVRKVVRIHRIPEDRNQQKIISDGVAVIADNHWSALKGRDALEIEWDDSKWAHADDAWLNSEFDRMVKSGKREIKIEHGDFDAAYAKADKKLEVAYEQPYWAHATMETPCGIADVTNDKITVIAGNQTAVRVMNDLMKVFPGYRHDQFDVTITRLGSGFGRKFIVDAVTEAALCSKAVGKPVKVIWTREDDLEQDFYNPKGRHVFRGGLDKNGKIIAANYLHCSTDNDFATHAFPAHNIPNYRGEVVHKQVLPSGPWRGPTENVAGYAMQSFVDEMAHLAGKDPLEYRINMFRETGDTPHPGFSSDFIRADRFINILQIAAKNAGWGKKLPKGHGMGVASFMTFGGYAAAVVEVKVDDDGTLTIIKASGACDPGVVINPLGCKGQIEGGTLDGFSAALGQEIKIDGGRVITNNFDTYHMARIAQSPTQFDAEVAKNNIEPRGMGEMALPAAIPALCNAIYAASGVRIRKLPIADQLKSAMKG, encoded by the coding sequence ATGGATAATTTCAACAGACGTCGCTTCCTTAAGGTTTCTGCTGCTGCCGGCGCACTCGTGATTAGTGCGCCAAATTTCAGTTTTGCGCAAGGGATGGGCAGGGAAAGATATAGAAACCTGGATACAAACCTTGGCTTTTATTTAAAAATTGATGCCGATAATAAAATTACCATCGGTTATTCTGTTCCAGATGACGGTACAGGCGTAAGCACAGCTTTGCCGATGCTGGTTGCTGAAGAACTTGATGTTGATTTTAAGACTGTCAATGTGGAAAAATTGCCGCCACTTTATAAAAAGGCAGATGGAGAAAACGGATACGATGATCAAACATATAAAGGGCAGCCTATCCATCAGTCCACGGGAGGTAGTCAGGCAATCCGTAGATCATATATCATGCTCCGTCAGGCTGGCGCAGAGGCCAGAGCCCGCCTTGTAAAGGCTGCTGCTCAGAAGTTGAGCGTTTCAGAAAGTGATCTTTCAACAGAAAATGGATTTGTGGTTCATGGCAGCAACCGTTTAAGTTACGGTTCGCTTGTTGATGCTGCTGCAAAAGTAACTTTAAGCAGCGAGCCAAAGCTAAAAGATTATGCCGACTATAAAATTATTGGTACTGACCAGCCACAGAAAGCTGCTTTGGATATAGCTTTGGGTAAGCCAATTTACTGTATGGATATGGAACTGCCGGGCATGCTCAATGCGGTAATAGCACGCTGTCCATACATTGATGGTGTCGTAAAGTCATATGATGATACCGCAGCCTTGAAAGTACCGGGGGTCAGAAAAGTAGTCAGAATTCACCGTATTCCTGAAGACCGCAATCAGCAGAAAATAATTTCTGATGGTGTTGCGGTTATTGCGGATAATCATTGGTCCGCCCTTAAAGGTCGCGACGCACTTGAAATTGAATGGGACGACAGCAAATGGGCCCATGCCGATGATGCCTGGTTAAACAGCGAATTTGACAGGATGGTTAAAAGCGGTAAGCGGGAAATTAAAATTGAGCATGGCGATTTCGATGCTGCATATGCGAAAGCTGATAAAAAGCTTGAGGTCGCTTATGAGCAGCCTTACTGGGCACACGCCACAATGGAAACGCCATGTGGTATTGCCGATGTAACCAATGATAAGATTACAGTTATCGCGGGGAACCAAACGGCAGTTCGGGTTATGAATGATCTGATGAAGGTATTCCCAGGTTATCGCCATGACCAGTTTGATGTTACCATTACGCGTCTTGGGTCTGGCTTCGGCCGCAAATTTATTGTTGATGCTGTGACCGAAGCGGCACTTTGCTCTAAAGCGGTTGGAAAACCTGTAAAGGTAATCTGGACCCGCGAAGATGACCTGGAACAGGATTTCTATAATCCAAAAGGTCGGCACGTTTTCCGTGGTGGACTGGATAAAAACGGTAAAATTATTGCCGCAAACTATCTTCATTGTTCTACGGACAATGATTTTGCCACACATGCGTTTCCAGCTCATAATATCCCTAATTACCGGGGCGAGGTAGTGCATAAGCAGGTTCTGCCAAGTGGCCCCTGGCGTGGTCCGACCGAAAATGTTGCCGGTTACGCTATGCAATCTTTTGTCGATGAGATGGCACATTTGGCCGGGAAAGACCCACTGGAATATCGGATTAATATGTTCCGTGAAACTGGTGATACACCACATCCCGGGTTCAGTAGTGATTTTATCCGTGCAGATCGCTTTATCAATATCCTGCAAATAGCGGCTAAGAATGCCGGCTGGGGTAAAAAACTGCCTAAAGGCCACGGTATGGGGGTTGCCAGCTTCATGACCTTTGGTGGTTATGCCGCTGCTGTGGTTGAGGTTAAAGTGGATGATGACGGAACTTTGACAATTATCAAAGCGTCAGGGGCATGTGATCCGGGTGTGGTGATCAACCCTCTTGGCTGCAAAGGTCAGATTGAGGGCGGTACGCTGGACGGCTTTAGTGCGGCACTTGGTCAGGAGATTAAAATTGATGGTGGTCGTGTTATTACCAATAATTTTGATACCTACCATATGGCGCGAATTGCTCAGTCCCCAACACAGTTTGATGCAGAGGTAGCCAAAAATAACATCGAACCACGCGGAATGGGTGAAATGGCGCTTCCGGCTGCAATCCCGGCCCTTTGTAATGCGATTTATGCAGCAAGTGGAGTAAGAATACGTAAATTACCGATCGCTGATCAGCTTAAATCAGCTATGAAAGGCTAA
- a CDS encoding (2Fe-2S)-binding protein codes for MVKFTINGKSHTFNGDEEMPLLWYLRDEAKLTGTKFGCGIAQCGACTVHVNGQAQRSCVLPMMAVEGEEITTIEGIGDENRLHAVQKAWIDEDVSQCGYCQTGQIMAVVSFLKDYPNPTDQDIDENHTNLCRCASYMRIRRAIHRASRYIRGEM; via the coding sequence ATGGTTAAATTTACTATAAATGGAAAATCACACACTTTTAATGGTGATGAAGAAATGCCACTCCTGTGGTATTTGCGTGATGAAGCAAAATTAACAGGAACAAAATTCGGCTGTGGAATTGCACAGTGTGGAGCTTGTACAGTGCACGTTAACGGACAGGCTCAACGTTCGTGTGTATTGCCGATGATGGCAGTTGAAGGTGAGGAAATTACCACCATTGAGGGAATTGGTGATGAAAATCGTCTTCATGCAGTACAGAAGGCCTGGATTGATGAAGACGTTTCCCAATGCGGTTACTGCCAAACCGGCCAGATTATGGCTGTGGTTTCTTTTCTGAAAGATTATCCAAATCCCACCGATCAGGATATAGATGAAAATCATACAAATCTTTGTCGTTGTGCCAGCTATATGAGGATAAGAAGAGCCATTCATCGAGCGTCCAGATATATAAGAGGGGAGATGTAA
- a CDS encoding TAXI family TRAP transporter solute-binding subunit, with product MHSYAWIKKVTVLIVSVAISLIPVNAAFAARKQFNIGTGFVGSSMHSLGTVLAKNLQKNMRLRVTARPFVGPSSFIPLINAGELEMGLTSMAGMGTAYRGIDTDANKDIRVVARLFAMPFAFITRKDSGIKNIADLKGKKVVLDITAAQAVNTMAIAMLEAAGLERKDVVVIPVSGVGQGVEAVVEGNADATPGSVSMSAVRKADATVGVRILNLASPGYEQRLENSSAPGLRSYVIEEGLYPGVETETRIFAMDMYLLVPKALDDEDVVKILDALHASWPEMQKEYGGFKGVSTDEFVHPSQTVPYHKAAIDYYKSGKGTAIWDEQAELRNQKLLDVWK from the coding sequence TTGCATAGTTACGCATGGATTAAAAAGGTTACAGTACTTATTGTGAGTGTCGCTATTTCACTAATTCCGGTAAACGCTGCCTTTGCAGCACGAAAGCAGTTTAATATCGGCACAGGCTTTGTTGGCAGTTCTATGCATTCTCTTGGAACGGTGCTCGCAAAGAATCTTCAGAAAAATATGCGGTTGCGGGTAACTGCCCGGCCATTTGTCGGGCCGAGTTCGTTTATACCGCTTATTAATGCGGGTGAGCTTGAAATGGGGCTTACGTCCATGGCGGGTATGGGGACAGCCTATAGAGGAATTGACACGGATGCCAATAAGGACATCCGGGTTGTTGCCAGACTTTTTGCTATGCCGTTTGCTTTCATTACTCGAAAGGATTCAGGCATTAAAAATATTGCTGACCTTAAGGGAAAAAAAGTCGTCTTGGATATTACGGCTGCCCAAGCAGTAAATACAATGGCCATTGCCATGCTGGAAGCAGCAGGGCTTGAACGTAAAGATGTAGTGGTCATTCCGGTTTCCGGTGTCGGGCAGGGCGTTGAAGCCGTTGTCGAGGGCAATGCAGATGCCACACCCGGAAGTGTGAGTATGTCAGCGGTCAGAAAAGCGGATGCCACCGTCGGGGTGCGCATTTTAAACCTTGCCAGCCCGGGGTATGAGCAAAGGCTTGAAAATTCTTCAGCACCGGGCCTGAGATCCTATGTAATTGAAGAGGGACTATATCCCGGTGTTGAAACCGAAACCCGAATTTTTGCTATGGATATGTATCTTTTGGTTCCAAAAGCATTGGACGATGAGGATGTGGTAAAAATTCTTGATGCATTGCATGCGAGCTGGCCGGAAATGCAAAAAGAGTATGGGGGATTTAAGGGTGTATCAACAGATGAATTTGTACATCCATCGCAAACGGTACCTTACCATAAAGCCGCTATCGACTATTATAAAAGCGGAAAGGGTACAGCCATTTGGGATGAGCAGGCAGAGCTCAGAAATCAGAAGCTTCTTGATGTCTGGAAATAA
- a CDS encoding formate--tetrahydrofolate ligase has translation MSQKYKSDIEIARDATAKPVEQIAAKIGIPAEKLIRYGHDKAKVSLDYIESLKDKPDGKLILVTAITPTPAGEGKTTTTVGLGDGLNRIGKKAMICIREPSLGPCFGMKGGAAGGGYAQVIPMEDINLHFTGDFHAITSANNLLAAMIDNHYYWGNATELDNRRITWRRVLDMNDRSLRQVATSLGGVANGFPREGGFDITPASEVMATFCLASGLDDLRRRIGQITIGQTRERKTIYARDIKADGPMTVLLKDALQPNLVQTLEHNPAFIHGGPFANIAHGCNTVMATKAALKMADYVVTEAGFGADLGAEKFFDIKCRKAGLKPAAVVLVATVRALKMHGGVGKDDLAKENVDAVMKGLKNLERHAENIKKYHVDSVVGINRFPTDTDAEIAAVVEACANVGIKAVESSHWANGSAGSAALAQEVVNTIERGNSNFQVLYPDNYGLMTKIEIIAKEIYRADEVFADQKIRNQLKDLEKDGFGHLPICIAKTQYSFSTDPSLKGAPKGYGIPIREVRLSNGAEFVLVVCGEIMTMPGLPRVPAAEAIEIDENGFVQGLF, from the coding sequence ATGAGCCAGAAATATAAAAGCGATATTGAAATCGCTCGCGATGCCACAGCAAAACCAGTAGAACAGATCGCAGCAAAAATTGGTATCCCGGCAGAAAAGCTTATCCGTTATGGTCATGATAAGGCAAAAGTAAGTCTGGATTATATTGAAAGCCTTAAGGATAAACCGGACGGTAAACTTATACTGGTCACAGCAATCACCCCTACACCGGCAGGCGAAGGAAAAACCACTACCACTGTTGGGCTGGGCGACGGGCTAAACCGGATTGGCAAAAAAGCAATGATCTGTATTCGGGAGCCATCACTCGGGCCATGCTTCGGAATGAAGGGAGGAGCGGCAGGGGGTGGCTATGCGCAGGTGATCCCTATGGAAGATATAAATCTCCATTTTACCGGAGATTTTCACGCAATCACCAGCGCCAATAACCTTTTGGCGGCAATGATCGATAATCATTATTACTGGGGAAACGCTACTGAACTGGATAATCGCCGTATCACCTGGCGGCGGGTGTTGGATATGAATGATCGCTCACTGCGTCAGGTAGCCACATCCCTTGGCGGTGTGGCAAACGGATTTCCACGTGAAGGGGGTTTTGACATCACCCCGGCGTCAGAAGTCATGGCAACGTTCTGCCTGGCAAGTGGTCTTGATGATCTTCGTCGCCGGATCGGACAAATCACCATTGGTCAGACGCGGGAAAGAAAAACAATCTATGCCCGTGATATTAAAGCCGATGGCCCGATGACGGTTCTGCTTAAAGATGCATTGCAGCCAAATCTGGTTCAGACTTTGGAACATAACCCCGCCTTCATTCATGGCGGCCCATTTGCCAATATTGCCCATGGCTGTAACACGGTTATGGCCACCAAAGCGGCCCTAAAAATGGCAGATTATGTGGTTACTGAAGCCGGGTTTGGGGCTGATCTGGGGGCAGAAAAGTTTTTTGATATCAAATGCCGCAAGGCTGGCCTTAAACCGGCTGCTGTTGTTCTTGTGGCAACGGTTCGCGCCCTTAAAATGCATGGCGGTGTCGGAAAAGATGATCTGGCAAAGGAAAATGTTGATGCGGTTATGAAAGGGCTTAAGAACCTTGAACGCCACGCGGAGAATATTAAAAAATATCATGTGGACAGTGTCGTCGGAATAAACCGCTTTCCAACTGATACTGATGCGGAAATAGCTGCTGTGGTTGAGGCATGTGCCAATGTCGGGATAAAAGCCGTAGAAAGTAGCCACTGGGCTAATGGCAGTGCCGGCAGTGCAGCACTGGCACAGGAGGTGGTTAATACCATAGAGCGCGGCAATTCAAACTTTCAGGTGCTTTATCCTGATAATTATGGATTGATGACCAAAATTGAAATTATTGCTAAGGAAATATACCGTGCGGATGAGGTCTTTGCTGATCAGAAAATTCGTAATCAGTTAAAGGATCTGGAAAAAGACGGTTTTGGCCATTTGCCTATCTGTATCGCCAAAACGCAATATAGTTTTTCGACCGATCCGTCTTTGAAAGGAGCGCCTAAAGGCTATGGTATCCCGATCCGCGAGGTCCGGCTTTCCAATGGGGCCGAATTTGTGCTGGTGGTGTGCGGTGAAATCATGACTATGCCGGGATTGCCGCGTGTGCCTGCGGCTGAGGCAATTGAAATTGATGAAAATGGATTTGTGCAGGGACTTTTCTAA
- a CDS encoding amidase translates to MIKSLLALLFFVCGFGTAYTKEFHFVEATIDDIHQALSSGEITCRDIVSGYLNRIKSYDQQTKLNAITVINQKALEKADEIDKKIKNGEKLGPLYCAPMLIKDNYDTHDLPTTGGSIALLNNYPPDDAFMVRKLREADAIVLAKTNMAEWAFSPRQTKSSSFGTTANAYDLTRVPAGSSGGTASGTAASFGVAGMGSDTGNSIRGPSSHLALFGIRSTIGLTSRDGVIPLAWDRDIAGPMTRTVKDGAQVFNVVAGYDPNDAMTELGKGKRKADYTAFLKKNGLKGKRIGVLRSLVFTDDADPEITALFMKAVDDLKAAGAIIVDPFEITNLTEHREAPNFCRRFRYDMHEYLKSLGDKAPIKDVIEVLETGQYSPYVKGGLENFGSGPLDVHPRDENPPCLEYPNHPGRNAFKADVIKSMDKYDVDVVIYPSWTNPPAKLERADEDYKGDNSQIIAPATGLPAATIPMGFSHGNLPAGLQILARPFREDVIFEVAYSYEQATKHRKPPSLFPELKNNEK, encoded by the coding sequence ATGATTAAGTCACTTCTTGCTTTATTGTTTTTTGTATGTGGGTTTGGGACAGCCTATACCAAGGAATTCCACTTTGTTGAAGCAACAATTGATGATATTCATCAGGCCCTGTCATCAGGGGAAATAACATGCCGCGATATTGTCTCCGGTTATCTGAATAGAATAAAATCCTATGATCAACAGACAAAGCTGAATGCCATCACAGTGATTAATCAAAAGGCTTTGGAAAAAGCGGATGAAATTGATAAAAAAATAAAAAATGGTGAAAAGCTTGGCCCTCTTTACTGCGCTCCCATGCTGATTAAAGATAATTATGATACCCACGACCTGCCAACAACTGGGGGCTCAATTGCCCTATTGAATAACTATCCGCCCGATGATGCGTTCATGGTAAGAAAATTACGGGAGGCTGATGCCATCGTTCTTGCCAAAACCAATATGGCAGAATGGGCGTTTAGTCCACGACAAACAAAAAGCTCCTCATTTGGGACCACGGCAAATGCTTATGATCTTACGCGAGTGCCCGCGGGGTCTAGCGGCGGGACGGCGTCTGGCACGGCGGCCAGTTTTGGGGTTGCCGGCATGGGAAGCGATACCGGTAACAGCATCCGGGGACCATCATCACATCTGGCATTATTCGGTATTCGCTCAACCATTGGCCTGACCAGCCGTGATGGGGTTATTCCACTTGCCTGGGACCGGGATATTGCCGGACCAATGACCAGAACGGTAAAAGACGGCGCTCAAGTTTTTAATGTGGTTGCAGGCTATGATCCTAACGATGCCATGACAGAACTTGGCAAAGGAAAACGTAAAGCCGATTACACAGCCTTCCTTAAAAAAAATGGACTTAAAGGAAAACGGATAGGGGTCCTTCGTTCGCTAGTCTTTACAGATGATGCAGACCCGGAAATTACGGCGCTTTTTATGAAAGCCGTGGATGATTTAAAAGCGGCTGGAGCAATTATCGTTGATCCATTTGAAATTACGAACCTCACTGAACACCGGGAAGCGCCAAATTTTTGCCGCCGCTTTCGCTACGATATGCATGAATATCTTAAATCACTGGGGGATAAGGCCCCGATTAAAGATGTTATAGAAGTATTGGAAACCGGGCAATATTCGCCTTATGTTAAAGGGGGGCTTGAGAATTTTGGGTCCGGTCCGCTTGATGTCCATCCAAGAGATGAAAATCCGCCTTGCCTCGAATACCCCAATCATCCGGGCAGAAATGCGTTTAAAGCCGACGTTATAAAATCGATGGATAAATATGATGTGGATGTGGTTATCTATCCATCCTGGACAAATCCGCCAGCCAAGCTTGAGCGCGCTGATGAAGATTATAAAGGTGATAACAGCCAGATAATTGCACCGGCAACCGGTCTGCCCGCAGCAACAATCCCTATGGGGTTTTCACATGGCAACCTTCCGGCTGGGCTTCAGATTTTGGCAAGGCCATTTCGTGAAGATGTCATATTTGAAGTTGCCTATTCTTATGAACAGGCGACCAAGCACAGAAAACCACCGAGCCTTTTTCCTGAACTTAAGAATAATGAAAAATAA
- a CDS encoding aminotransferase class V-fold PLP-dependent enzyme, with translation MTLNKEKIFADTPGKKNFIHLNNAGSSLMPRPVLDAQIAHLKLEAIIGGYEAMADKKDQIDEVYKSVAKLISASSDEIALVENATVGWAMGFYAIDFKPGDRILTVEAEYASNYLAYLHMARSKGVIIDVIPSDEHGDLKLDMLEAMIDEKVKLISATHVPTNSGLVNNICALGKIAKKHNILYQVDACQSAGQMPLDVEEIGCDLLSATSRKYLRGPRGIGFLYARKSVIEKLHPPIIDLKSAKWLSDHEYELRHDAKRFENWEFNYAAVLGLGVAVDYALDIGLENIRQRNNELADYLRHRLTEIKNIIPHTLSKNQCAIVTFWVKNHKAADIVNALRKHHINTSVSEPGSTLLDATKNHLPNLVRTSLHYYNDEVEIDNFIEILKKIIIS, from the coding sequence ATGACTTTAAATAAAGAAAAAATATTTGCGGATACGCCGGGTAAAAAAAATTTTATCCATCTGAATAATGCAGGGTCGTCCCTCATGCCCAGACCTGTACTTGATGCACAAATAGCCCATCTGAAACTGGAAGCTATTATCGGCGGCTATGAAGCAATGGCCGATAAAAAGGATCAGATAGATGAAGTATATAAGTCTGTCGCCAAGTTAATCAGTGCCAGCTCGGATGAAATTGCACTGGTTGAAAACGCCACTGTTGGATGGGCAATGGGATTTTATGCCATTGATTTTAAACCCGGTGACAGAATACTGACCGTAGAAGCGGAATATGCCTCCAACTACCTTGCCTATCTTCATATGGCCAGATCAAAAGGTGTCATCATTGATGTTATTCCCAGTGATGAACATGGAGACCTAAAGCTGGATATGCTTGAGGCGATGATTGATGAAAAAGTAAAACTGATCTCCGCAACGCATGTCCCCACCAACAGCGGGCTCGTCAATAATATTTGTGCCCTCGGCAAAATTGCAAAAAAACATAATATTCTTTATCAGGTCGATGCCTGCCAGTCGGCCGGGCAGATGCCATTGGACGTCGAAGAGATAGGATGTGATTTACTCTCGGCCACCAGTCGAAAATATCTGCGCGGCCCCCGCGGTATAGGATTTTTATATGCCAGAAAATCAGTGATTGAAAAGCTCCACCCGCCAATCATTGATTTAAAAAGTGCCAAATGGCTAAGTGACCATGAATATGAACTTCGACATGACGCAAAAAGATTTGAAAATTGGGAATTTAATTATGCAGCTGTTCTTGGTTTGGGTGTTGCCGTTGATTATGCCCTTGATATAGGTCTTGAAAATATCAGGCAGCGTAATAATGAACTGGCAGATTATCTGCGTCATCGTTTAACTGAAATAAAAAATATCATTCCCCATACATTAAGCAAAAATCAATGTGCCATCGTTACATTCTGGGTTAAAAACCATAAGGCTGCCGATATTGTGAACGCCCTTAGAAAACATCACATAAACACCAGCGTTTCCGAACCTGGCAGTACATTGCTGGATGCAACCAAAAATCACTTACCAAATCTGGTTAGGACATCCTTACACTATTACAATGACGAGGTTGAGATAGATAATTTTATTGAAATTTTGAAAAAGATAATAATCTCATAA
- a CDS encoding HD-GYP domain-containing protein, which translates to MIGLNDPYTAAHIEEVADIVQKIGTKLGLDHDRLENLTLAGFLHDIGKQAIPSSILSKPTKLTNEEFSLVKTHVDVGVQLLKYAEVSPEIIRIVAEHHERLDGSGYPKGLKGNQISFEGQIIGVADVISAVTSKRTYRTAASKEEVTKLLLDSCPHKFNRGVVDAALECLDSLY; encoded by the coding sequence ATGATTGGCTTGAATGATCCATATACTGCAGCACATATCGAAGAAGTAGCCGACATTGTACAAAAAATAGGGACAAAGCTTGGTCTCGATCATGACAGGCTTGAGAATCTGACATTGGCAGGTTTTTTACATGATATAGGTAAGCAGGCAATACCCAGTTCCATTCTTTCAAAACCTACAAAATTAACAAATGAAGAATTTTCACTGGTAAAAACCCATGTTGATGTCGGTGTTCAGCTATTAAAATATGCAGAAGTTTCTCCGGAAATAATAAGGATTGTTGCAGAGCATCACGAAAGACTGGATGGCAGTGGTTATCCAAAAGGATTAAAAGGAAACCAGATATCGTTCGAAGGTCAAATTATCGGGGTTGCCGATGTGATATCGGCTGTTACCAGTAAAAGAACCTATCGTACGGCTGCTTCGAAAGAAGAAGTAACCAAATTACTACTGGATTCTTGTCCCCATAAATTTAATCGTGGGGTGGTTGATGCAGCTTTGGAATGTCTGGACAGCCTGTATTAG